The following coding sequences lie in one Armatimonadota bacterium genomic window:
- a CDS encoding PEP-CTERM sorting domain-containing protein (PEP-CTERM proteins occur, often in large numbers, in the proteomes of bacteria that also encode an exosortase, a predicted intramembrane cysteine proteinase. The presence of a PEP-CTERM domain at a protein's C-terminus predicts cleavage within the sorting domain, followed by covalent anchoring to some some component of the (usually Gram-negative) cell surface. Many PEP-CTERM proteins exhibit an unusual sequence composition that includes large numbers of potential glycosylation sites. Expression of one such protein has been shown restore the ability of a bacterium to form floc, a type of biofilm.): protein MHSCLSWRALSLACGFGLTSTALSQLRMATWNITNYSSGRTSAFQTALFSSFEGRSFNPDVLVVQELQGTTGVNNFLNLLNSAPGQSGQWAVGTPYLSTGDTDSAMFYRKSKVDFIGLSNITGDPRDTQRYDFRLKGYDASSTVNPEISYYSSHLKAGSTSDDKARRLTETTNIRNDAASLPAGRNFMIGGDFNIQSSAETSYQKLIDTSVSNGRFYDPINTSYTSGGSTITWNNNSAYRFVHTQDPYGAGGLDDRFDFILTGNSLRDGKGLEYIGSTTQAYSNTTWNDPNHSYRVWGNDGTSFNSTLTTTGNTMVGSTIAQALIDSVGNSNPNNTGGHLPVFLDLKVPADLAANKTAIDFGTQMINTSIFETVTVSNAVDAAIWGSVGVQDLTYSCSITGSGFFAPGGTFTLGAGESFTNHFQLDTSTTGSKSALLTITDTATGQQRFVNLSGVVMVPEPSSVAALGLGLVVLLRRRKKK from the coding sequence ATGCATTCCTGTCTTTCTTGGAGGGCGCTTTCGCTTGCTTGTGGCTTCGGGTTGACCTCTACGGCTTTGTCCCAGCTTCGCATGGCGACGTGGAACATCACTAACTATTCCAGTGGCCGCACCAGCGCTTTCCAGACCGCACTTTTTTCGTCGTTCGAGGGTCGGAGCTTTAATCCCGACGTGCTCGTCGTTCAGGAACTTCAAGGCACGACCGGTGTCAACAACTTCCTTAATCTACTGAACAGCGCTCCGGGCCAATCGGGCCAGTGGGCGGTTGGCACGCCGTACCTTTCGACGGGCGACACCGATAGCGCAATGTTCTATCGAAAATCGAAGGTTGACTTCATCGGTCTTTCGAACATCACCGGCGATCCGCGGGACACGCAGCGATACGACTTCCGGCTGAAGGGATACGACGCCAGCAGTACGGTTAACCCCGAGATCAGCTACTACTCGTCGCACCTTAAGGCGGGTTCGACGTCGGACGACAAGGCGCGACGGCTGACGGAAACCACGAATATCCGTAACGACGCGGCCTCGCTTCCGGCGGGCCGAAACTTCATGATCGGCGGAGACTTCAACATTCAAAGCTCGGCCGAGACCAGCTATCAGAAGCTGATTGATACGTCGGTTTCGAACGGTCGATTCTACGATCCGATCAACACGTCGTACACCAGCGGTGGAAGCACCATCACCTGGAACAACAACAGCGCGTACCGCTTTGTCCACACGCAGGATCCTTACGGGGCAGGCGGGCTGGATGACCGATTCGACTTCATCCTGACCGGCAATTCGCTTCGCGATGGCAAAGGGCTGGAGTACATCGGATCGACGACACAAGCGTATAGCAACACCACCTGGAACGACCCTAACCATAGCTACCGCGTTTGGGGCAACGATGGGACCAGCTTTAACAGCACTCTGACCACCACCGGCAACACGATGGTGGGTTCGACCATCGCCCAGGCGCTGATCGACTCGGTTGGCAACAGCAACCCGAACAACACGGGCGGCCACCTACCGGTTTTCCTCGACCTGAAGGTTCCGGCCGACCTGGCCGCGAACAAGACGGCGATCGACTTCGGTACCCAAATGATCAACACGTCGATCTTCGAGACCGTGACGGTTTCGAATGCAGTCGATGCGGCGATTTGGGGTTCGGTTGGCGTGCAGGACCTGACCTACTCGTGCTCGATTACTGGCTCCGGCTTCTTTGCTCCGGGCGGGACGTTCACGCTGGGTGCGGGCGAGAGCTTCACCAACCACTTCCAGTTGGACACGTCGACGACCGGCAGCAAGAGCGCGCTCTTGACGATCACGGATACCGCGACCGGCCAACAGCGATTCGTGAATCTGAGCGGTGTGGTGATGGTTCCCGAGCCGAGCAGCGTGGCTGCGCTAGGCCTCGGTTTGGTGGTTCTCCTGCGACGCCGCAAGAAGAAGTAA
- a CDS encoding DUF4434 domain-containing protein, with protein sequence MPTLPRITGTFLDEITHDIPSQNWTERHWRREFELYSRIGLDTLIIIRAGYKNKCIYPSQVIQNLLPVYDDIGEMFYSLADEFDLKLYFGTYDSGFYWWRRTWWTEVDINKAFIDEAHARYGHHKSFAGWYLTHETGKNDAHIIEIHNHIGQHCKSKADLPVLISPYPQGAKQSGENALALEESFDHWDRIFAETNQSFDICAFQDGQVHYEELPKFIEGIAKLGKKYGVTIWSNLETFDRDMPIKFPPADWRYLRFKLETAAQIAEKIITFEFPHFVSPFSCYTSAHNLFERYVNYEGAKWNPDFKDEVLDWVKSVRD encoded by the coding sequence ATGCCAACGCTGCCCCGAATCACCGGGACTTTTCTTGACGAGATCACGCACGATATCCCCAGTCAGAACTGGACCGAGCGGCATTGGCGACGCGAGTTCGAACTCTACTCCCGAATCGGCCTCGACACCCTCATCATCATCCGCGCCGGATACAAAAACAAGTGCATCTACCCCAGCCAGGTAATCCAGAACCTCCTGCCCGTGTACGACGACATCGGCGAAATGTTCTATTCGCTGGCCGACGAATTTGACCTCAAACTCTACTTCGGCACCTACGATTCGGGCTTCTATTGGTGGCGGCGGACCTGGTGGACCGAGGTCGATATCAACAAAGCCTTCATCGACGAGGCCCACGCCCGCTACGGCCACCACAAGAGCTTCGCCGGCTGGTACCTCACCCACGAGACGGGCAAAAACGACGCCCACATCATCGAAATCCACAACCACATCGGCCAGCACTGCAAAAGCAAGGCCGATCTCCCAGTCCTGATCTCTCCGTACCCACAGGGGGCCAAGCAGTCCGGCGAGAACGCGCTTGCCCTCGAAGAGAGCTTCGACCACTGGGACCGAATCTTCGCCGAAACCAACCAGAGCTTCGACATCTGCGCCTTCCAAGACGGCCAAGTCCACTACGAAGAGCTGCCCAAGTTCATCGAAGGCATCGCCAAACTCGGCAAGAAGTACGGCGTCACGATTTGGTCCAATCTCGAAACCTTCGACCGTGATATGCCCATCAAGTTTCCCCCTGCCGACTGGCGCTACCTCCGCTTCAAACTGGAGACCGCGGCCCAAATCGCGGAGAAGATCATCACGTTCGAGTTCCCCCACTTCGTCTCGCCGTTCAGTTGCTACACCTCAGCCCACAATCTGTTCGAGCGGTACGTCAACTACGAAGGGGCCAAATGGAACCCCGATTTCAAAGACGAAGTCCTCGACTGGGTCAAGTCCGTCCGAGATTAG
- a CDS encoding ribonuclease HII, producing MKLERFPGCAGVDEAGRGPLAGPVVAAAVILPEGVEIRGLNDSKKLSREQREALEPEILTKAIWSICFVDNREIDELNILWASMAAMKRAVEGLSQAPSGIYVDGNRVPPGLTAEAVVKGDGKVAEIAAASILAKTARDRYMVEIDVQYPQYGFAKHFGYPTPEHLEALRQHGPCDLHRQSYGPVQQLAQASLF from the coding sequence ATGAAGCTGGAGAGATTTCCTGGTTGTGCCGGGGTAGACGAGGCAGGACGAGGGCCGCTGGCCGGTCCGGTCGTGGCGGCGGCGGTGATTCTGCCGGAAGGCGTCGAGATTCGGGGCCTCAACGATTCCAAGAAGCTTTCGCGGGAACAGCGCGAGGCGCTTGAGCCGGAAATTCTGACCAAAGCGATTTGGTCGATCTGCTTCGTGGATAACCGAGAGATCGATGAGTTGAACATCCTCTGGGCAAGCATGGCGGCAATGAAGCGCGCCGTCGAAGGGCTCTCGCAAGCTCCGAGCGGAATTTATGTCGACGGTAATCGGGTTCCGCCTGGTCTGACCGCCGAAGCGGTGGTCAAAGGGGACGGTAAGGTCGCCGAAATCGCGGCGGCATCGATCCTTGCCAAGACGGCCCGCGACCGGTACATGGTGGAAATTGACGTTCAATATCCGCAGTACGGGTTTGCCAAGCACTTTGGCTATCCGACGCCAGAACACCTAGAGGCGCTCCGACAACATGGTCCGTGCGATCTGCATCGGCAGAGCTACGGCCCGGTTCAACAGTTGGCGCAGGCGAGCCTTTTCTAG
- the lipB gene encoding lipoyl(octanoyl) transferase LipB, whose amino-acid sequence MTVAECGAARQVSQGKANAGICTPKEAVITLLEFSFCQLLTANCKLGVLQVLSFGRISYQDALQIQLAKVTEVQEGGEDTLFLLEHEPVMTLGASFHEENLLHPVDWYQEKGIHVTKTDRGGDITYHGPGQLVAYPIFDVKRHGQDLHRWMRDLEESVILAMRSFGLDGVRLDVNSGVWVGGNKICAIGIKIKRWVSMHGIAINCNNDLSPFSSIVPCGIRSHGVTSLTRELGREVTVDVFAPKLVEGFREVFG is encoded by the coding sequence ATGACAGTTGCTGAGTGCGGCGCAGCGAGACAGGTCTCGCAGGGGAAAGCAAATGCAGGCATTTGCACTCCGAAAGAAGCGGTCATCACCTTACTTGAGTTTTCTTTCTGCCAACTGCTGACTGCCAACTGTAAACTAGGTGTCTTGCAAGTCCTCTCCTTCGGCCGAATCTCGTATCAAGATGCCCTTCAAATCCAGCTCGCGAAGGTTACCGAAGTGCAGGAGGGGGGCGAGGACACGCTGTTTCTGCTCGAACACGAGCCGGTGATGACGCTTGGCGCGAGCTTCCACGAGGAGAATCTGCTTCACCCGGTCGATTGGTACCAAGAAAAGGGCATCCACGTGACGAAAACCGACCGCGGCGGCGACATCACCTACCATGGACCGGGACAGCTTGTGGCGTATCCGATCTTCGATGTGAAGCGGCACGGACAAGACCTCCACCGATGGATGCGCGACCTCGAAGAATCGGTCATTCTCGCCATGCGGAGCTTCGGACTAGACGGTGTTCGGCTGGATGTCAATAGCGGCGTTTGGGTGGGTGGCAACAAGATCTGCGCGATCGGAATCAAGATCAAACGGTGGGTTTCGATGCACGGCATCGCGATCAACTGCAACAACGATCTTTCGCCGTTTTCGAGCATTGTGCCGTGCGGGATTCGCTCGCACGGAGTAACCTCGCTGACGCGAGAACTGGGACGTGAGGTGACGGTGGACGTGTTTGCGCCCAAGCTGGTCGAGGGATTTCGAGAGGTGTTTGGATGA
- a CDS encoding TSUP family transporter, giving the protein MSYAGAALRPQPMHVLAYILILMTGVTFGLIGAGGAIIVVPILVYMLGKTFDEATGYALPISVLVSGVGTVIAAKHRSIDFKKALEFGIPTAIISFLSRKFILPALPEMMFGLPRKSAMMFAFALLLVGAGVTMIRSKKIQPPENPHPMAGLGFGALIGVFSGVFGIGGGFIIVPTLTLFFGLEMKNAVGTTLCSVVMITSCAFTAQYLNHPNMPWGFIAGIMAMAATGMVIGSHLRQRIDGSKLKVGFGYFVLSLAFVVPILEIIRLRRG; this is encoded by the coding sequence ATGTCGTATGCTGGTGCGGCCCTTCGGCCCCAGCCAATGCACGTTCTCGCCTACATTTTGATCCTGATGACCGGGGTAACCTTCGGTTTGATCGGGGCCGGAGGCGCGATCATCGTGGTGCCAATCCTGGTATATATGCTGGGCAAAACCTTCGACGAGGCGACCGGCTACGCCCTACCCATCAGCGTGCTTGTCAGCGGGGTCGGCACCGTCATTGCCGCAAAGCACAGGTCGATCGATTTCAAAAAGGCGCTGGAATTCGGCATCCCGACCGCCATCATTTCCTTTCTTTCCCGCAAGTTCATCCTTCCCGCTCTGCCCGAAATGATGTTCGGCCTCCCGCGAAAGTCGGCGATGATGTTCGCCTTCGCTCTCCTTTTAGTGGGAGCCGGCGTCACCATGATCCGAAGCAAGAAGATTCAGCCGCCGGAGAATCCTCACCCAATGGCGGGGCTTGGGTTCGGTGCCCTGATTGGCGTTTTCAGCGGCGTGTTCGGCATCGGCGGAGGGTTCATCATCGTTCCTACCCTGACCCTCTTCTTTGGCCTGGAGATGAAGAACGCCGTAGGCACCACGCTGTGCAGCGTGGTGATGATCACTTCCTGTGCATTCACCGCCCAGTACTTGAATCACCCCAACATGCCTTGGGGCTTTATCGCCGGAATCATGGCGATGGCGGCCACGGGCATGGTCATCGGCTCGCACCTACGCCAACGCATCGACGGCTCGAAGCTGAAGGTCGGCTTCGGCTACTTTGTCCTTTCGCTGGCCTTCGTGGTCCCCATCCTCGAAATTATCCGCCTCCGCCGGGGTTGA
- a CDS encoding YraN family protein — MNSKVETGRTAEDRAASYLLSLGYTIITRNYRIRGGEIDLIALDGEVLVFVEVRWRTDDMGDETIGPKKAEALRRTMRSYMDEMGEERDFRCDLIALSPRDLRHHPDFLSS; from the coding sequence ATGAACTCGAAAGTTGAAACCGGACGAACGGCCGAAGACCGCGCGGCAAGCTACCTTTTGAGTTTGGGCTACACCATTATCACTCGGAATTACCGGATTCGTGGAGGAGAAATCGACTTGATCGCGCTCGATGGCGAGGTTCTGGTGTTCGTCGAAGTTCGGTGGCGCACCGACGACATGGGCGATGAAACGATCGGGCCGAAAAAGGCGGAAGCGCTTCGGCGAACGATGCGATCGTACATGGATGAAATGGGAGAGGAGAGAGATTTCCGGTGCGATTTGATCGCCCTGAGCCCACGAGACCTGCGACATCATCCAGATTTCCTCAGTTCATAG